In Brachypodium distachyon strain Bd21 chromosome 2, Brachypodium_distachyon_v3.0, whole genome shotgun sequence, one genomic interval encodes:
- the LOC100845782 gene encoding uncharacterized protein LOC100845782 — MEGYCMLYADYFADDPLHNDVIFRRRFRMSRKLFLKIAEYLRDYDDYFKLKRDAVGTLDFTSIQKCTVSLRLLAYGIPADTQDDYLRMAESMTIDCMYRFCRAIVAVFGEHYLRTPTAEDSSDHGTECRKRIPSVVLEAVADQDLWIWHVFFGMAGSHNDINVLQCSNVFAKLVEGTAPPVNYEINGHVYNKGYYLADGIYPRWSTFVKTISNAPEEQDLGLRCNRKHAERMSSGHLVCCRLDLPSSGTLFSLGRKIRCGSHDCLCDHAQHDHRERAGMSVFDTEPYERMNPLANVDHQVPAAFAAFLGRRQEIRDAGTHQQLQDDLVEHLWRLRGNV; from the exons ATGGAAGGCTACTGTATGCTGTACGCCGACTACTTCGCCGATGATCCATTGCACAACGATGTGATCTTTCGGCGCCGATTCAGAATGTCTCGGAAGCTTTTTTTGAAGATCGCTGAGTACCTCCGGGACTACGACGATTACTTCAAATTGAAGAGGGACGCCGTCGGCACACTCGATTTCACATCAATTCAGAAATGCACGGTATCCCTCCGGTTGCTTGCTTATGGAATTCCTGCCGATACACAGGACGACTACCTCCGCATGGCCGAGTCCATGACCATCGATTGCATGTACAGGTTCTGTAGGGCAATTGTGGCGGTGTTTGGAGAGCACTACTTGAGGACACCCACCGCAGAAGATAGCTCGGATCATGGCACAGAATGCAGAAAGAGGATTCCCAG TGTGGTGCTTGAGGCGGTGGCCGATCAAGATTTGTGGATTTGGCATGTCTTCTTCGGTATGGCAGGATCGCacaatgacatcaatgtgctgcAATGCTCGAATGTGTTTGCCAAGCTTGTTGAAGGCACTGCTCCTCCGGTGAACTATGAGATCAATGGCCATGTGTACAATAAGGGATACTACCTGGCAGATGGCATCTATCCAAGATGGTCGACCTTTGTGAAGACAATCTCAAACGCACCCGAGGAGCAAGATCTTGGTTTGCGATGCAACAGGAAGCATGCAGAAAGGATGTCGAGCGGGCATTTGGTGTGTTGTAGGCTCGATTTACCATCGTCCGGTACCCTGTTCTCACTTGGTCGAAAGATCAGATGTGGGAGTCATGACTGCCTGTGTGATCATGCACAACATGATCATCGAGAGCGAGCGGGAATGTCCGTGTTTGACACTGAACCGTATGAACGGATGAATCCTCTAGCCAATGTTGATCACCAGGTGCCGGCCGCCTTTGCTGCTTTCCTCGGCCGGCGGCAAGAAATTCGAGACGCCGGTACTCATCAGCAGCTTCAAGATGATCTGGTCGAGCATTTGTGGAGGCTCCGAGGAAACGtttag